TAACACTATGTCAATAGTGTTAACCTAAAGGAGTTCTTATGAATAGTTATCTACAACAATTAATATCAACTGCACCCATGAATTTAATTACCTATGCAGATTATATTTCAAAAGTCCTCTACCATCCTGAATTTGGATACTATATGAGGGAAAAACAAAAGATCGGGAAAAATGGAGACTTCATTACGACAAGTAATATTTCTGATATTTATGGCAGATTAATTGCTAAATGGTTTTCTAAAATTTGTGATCAGCATCAGTTAGAACCGATATTCTGTGAAATCGGAGCTGGTAATGGTCGTTTTGCCAAGGCTTTTTTACAGGAATGGAGCGAGTCGATTCAAAAATCCATTGAATATATCATCGTGGAAAGCAGTCCCTACCATCGCAAATTACAAAGAGAACTGCTTGGATCAGACTTTTCCATTACTCAAGTTGAAAGTTTGGATGAACTAAGAGCCTTTGAAGGGATGATCTTTTCGAATGAGCTTTTTGATGCATTTCCAGTCCATGTAATTGAAGAGAGTAATGGAGAGTTATATGAAGTGATGATTGGTTGTCAAAATGAAAAGTTATATGAAGAAAGAATCCCGTTAACCAATGATGCTATTCAAAATTTTATAGAAGAAAACGATTTGCACTTAAATGAAAACCAACGGATAGAAATTCCTTTGTTAATGGCGGAGATGTTAAAGAAAATCTCAATGACCATAACAAAGGGACTAGTTGTGACGGCTGATTATGGTTATTCGAAGGAAGAATGGCAGGAGCCGCAAAGAGCCAAAGGGAGTCTACGT
The window above is part of the Bacillus sp. SORGH_AS_0510 genome. Proteins encoded here:
- a CDS encoding class I SAM-dependent methyltransferase produces the protein MNSYLQQLISTAPMNLITYADYISKVLYHPEFGYYMREKQKIGKNGDFITTSNISDIYGRLIAKWFSKICDQHQLEPIFCEIGAGNGRFAKAFLQEWSESIQKSIEYIIVESSPYHRKLQRELLGSDFSITQVESLDELRAFEGMIFSNELFDAFPVHVIEESNGELYEVMIGCQNEKLYEERIPLTNDAIQNFIEENDLHLNENQRIEIPLLMAEMLKKISMTITKGLVVTADYGYSKEEWQEPQRAKGSLRGYYKHQLLDDVLLHPGEMDITTHIHFDSLIQKGEQEDLNFLAKLRQDEFLLKAGILKDLENHYDPNPFSEVSKRNRAIRSLIMPSGMSAYFHIVVQQKSLQLSENDLFE